From Nonlabens sp. Ci31, the proteins below share one genomic window:
- a CDS encoding 3'-5' exonuclease, which translates to MDLQLNRPICFFDLETTGTNISKDRIVEISIHKVFPNGEEKTYTFKVNPTVPIPAETTAVHGITDDMIKDEPTFKERAHEVNNIIKDADLAGFNSNRFDIPLLAEEMLRAGIDFEMGNRNAIDVQNIFHKMEQRTLVAAYKFYCQKDLTDAHSAEADTIATYEVLKGQLDRYPELDNNMKSLAEFSTRRKPVDFAGMLAFNDAGEECFNFGKHKGKRIVDVLEQEPGYYSWIQNADFPLYTKKVLTAIKLRGFNA; encoded by the coding sequence ATGGATTTACAACTCAACAGACCTATTTGCTTTTTTGACCTAGAAACTACTGGTACGAATATCTCTAAAGATAGAATCGTTGAAATTTCTATACACAAAGTTTTTCCCAATGGAGAGGAGAAGACCTATACTTTTAAAGTGAATCCCACCGTGCCTATTCCTGCAGAAACTACTGCTGTGCATGGTATTACAGATGATATGATCAAAGATGAGCCTACTTTCAAAGAAAGAGCTCATGAGGTTAATAATATCATCAAAGATGCAGATCTGGCTGGTTTTAACTCCAATCGATTTGACATTCCATTGCTTGCGGAAGAAATGTTGAGAGCTGGAATCGATTTTGAAATGGGAAATAGGAATGCCATTGATGTGCAGAATATTTTCCATAAAATGGAACAACGTACGCTAGTAGCCGCTTATAAATTCTACTGCCAAAAAGACCTTACCGATGCGCACAGTGCAGAGGCGGATACTATTGCTACTTACGAGGTTTTAAAAGGTCAATTAGATCGTTATCCAGAACTGGATAATAATATGAAATCTCTAGCAGAGTTCTCTACTCGTAGAAAGCCAGTTGATTTTGCGGGTATGCTTGCTTTTAATGACGCTGGAGAAGAGTGTTTTAATTTTGGGAAGCATAAAGGCAAACGTATAGTAGATGTATTGGAACAAGAACCTGGATATTACAGCTGGATTCAAAATGCAGATTTCCCGCTTTATACAAAGAAGGTGCTCACGGCTATCAAGTTGCGCGGGTTCAATGCCTAG